A part of Myxococcus landrumus genomic DNA contains:
- a CDS encoding DUF2804 domain-containing protein: MTPEKDALLPLAPESVATTQGEPRFGTYQGELPEVDLPSLLGKWAPARTTRLLKRKRWHYTFTATQEVAALFAVVDLGYSSSAFAVAIDLRERKALCDVSFLGAPGPMVSLGDKPGAGLDASFRTLGGKLAIRRGEEDERYQVQVDVSRVRTGSLNTFQWNGELLVAGGPPALTVIAPVQGDGLVNVTMKRNGLLSFGSLEAGGKRFRLDGGVGGIDYTQGYLARHTAWRWAFASGRLADGVPIGLNLVEGFNESATESNENALWLGDRLYPLARARFEYDAKNLMGPWKLTTADGAVDLRFQPFYVHREERNLRLVISHFAQPVGLFEGTVKVGGRTLQLSNLPGVTEDQDMLW, from the coding sequence ATGACGCCCGAGAAAGATGCCCTCCTTCCCCTGGCGCCGGAGTCCGTGGCCACCACGCAAGGGGAGCCGCGCTTCGGTACCTACCAGGGCGAGCTGCCCGAGGTGGACCTTCCCAGCCTGCTGGGGAAATGGGCCCCGGCCCGCACCACGCGGCTGCTCAAGCGCAAGCGCTGGCACTACACCTTCACCGCCACGCAAGAGGTGGCGGCGCTCTTCGCGGTGGTGGACCTGGGGTACTCGTCCAGCGCCTTCGCCGTGGCCATCGACCTGCGTGAGCGCAAGGCCCTGTGTGATGTGAGCTTCCTGGGCGCTCCGGGCCCCATGGTGTCCCTGGGCGACAAGCCGGGCGCGGGGCTCGACGCATCCTTTCGCACGCTGGGCGGCAAGCTGGCCATCCGCCGGGGCGAGGAGGATGAGCGCTACCAGGTGCAGGTGGACGTCAGCCGCGTGCGCACCGGCAGCCTCAACACCTTCCAGTGGAACGGCGAGCTGCTCGTCGCGGGAGGCCCGCCCGCGCTGACGGTGATTGCGCCCGTGCAGGGCGATGGGCTCGTCAATGTCACGATGAAGCGCAACGGCCTGTTGTCCTTCGGCAGCCTGGAGGCGGGCGGCAAGCGCTTCCGGTTGGACGGTGGCGTGGGCGGCATCGACTACACGCAGGGCTACCTGGCGCGGCATACCGCCTGGCGCTGGGCCTTCGCGTCGGGGCGACTGGCGGATGGAGTGCCCATTGGCCTGAACCTGGTCGAGGGCTTCAACGAGAGCGCGACCGAGTCCAACGAGAACGCGCTCTGGTTGGGAGACCGGCTGTATCCGCTGGCGCGCGCGCGCTTCGAGTACGACGCGAAGAACCTGATGGGGCCGTGGAAGCTGACGACGGCGGACGGCGCGGTGGACCTGCGCTTCCAGCCGTTCTACGTCCACCGCGAGGAGCGCAACCTGCGCCTGGTCATCAGCCACTTCGCGCAGCCGGTGGGCCTCTTCGAGGGCACGGTGAAGGTGGGGGGCAGGACGCTCCAGCTCTCCAACCTGCCCGGCGTCACCGAGGACCAGGACATGCTCTGGTGA